From a single Halobacteriovorax sp. DA5 genomic region:
- a CDS encoding FliG C-terminal domain-containing protein yields the protein MEANKQNGGVFINGKAQIIEMLKFMNADERATLLKNIQMRNPTLAKELYAESITFDTIYALDEIDLNQVVKFIKAPVIGVALKECEKSFQKKVLTILPREAAEEAYSYLVKNLGANEARDIQRARKRVTDTIVALNNRGRLSL from the coding sequence ATGGAAGCTAATAAGCAAAATGGTGGTGTATTTATAAATGGAAAGGCTCAAATTATTGAGATGCTGAAGTTTATGAATGCGGATGAAAGGGCGACTCTTTTGAAAAATATTCAAATGAGAAATCCTACACTTGCTAAAGAACTTTATGCTGAAAGTATTACTTTCGATACGATCTATGCACTAGATGAGATCGACTTAAATCAAGTAGTTAAATTTATTAAGGCACCAGTGATTGGTGTTGCACTTAAAGAATGTGAGAAATCTTTTCAAAAGAAAGTTCTTACAATTTTACCTAGAGAAGCGGCAGAAGAAGCCTACTCTTACCTAGTAAAAAATCTTGGTGCAAATGAAGCACGCGATATTCAAAGAGCAAGAAAGCGTGTCACAGATACTATTGTCGCCCTCAACAACAGAGGACGACTAAGTCTATAA
- the glmS gene encoding glutamine--fructose-6-phosphate transaminase (isomerizing), which yields MCGIVGHLGPSNSVDVVLEGLRRLEYRGYDSAGVSFISKNDELLVYKKEGKIGNLEAELEGKDIHARSCIGHTRWATHGGVTDYNAHPHVSTKDGIAMVHNGIIENANEIRNELKEQGIYFESETDSETFLGLLIFHKRQGTPIKEAVIKSFERIEGFSAFVVLNRETDEIFAIKKGAPLVCGSNEVNSEVFVSSDPYALAGMATRIYFPEDNVLCHLSVKNNQLLNFYELDGSKTHRYMSKEQTIDHDPASKGDFEHYMLKEIHEQPELIRSLTQYYFQGEGKESLESAIKLPMDAISITACGTAYYAGLVIKDYFESNNRIRCFTEVASEFRYRNPILSQNELAMFISQSGETADTLAAQTMCKEKGMKSLSIVNTEGSTLYRDCDVNLMIRAGVEIGVASTKAFTQQVLTGKTLSEVISNGGMSDDLRNSLSSRYSLLAERVEQLLDNTKPIKDVADAIYKYKGFFYTGRGAYFPIALEGALKLKEIAYVHAEGYASGELKHGPIALIDEEKVNVALVGEDLFEKTVSNIQEIKARKGLIVSIGPKGKEDLREISDHYIELDFDGLGDLAPLYVNVVNQLLAYYIAKNLGTDIDKPRNLAKSVTVE from the coding sequence ATGTGCGGAATTGTTGGGCATCTTGGGCCATCAAATTCAGTTGACGTTGTTCTAGAAGGACTTAGAAGATTAGAGTACCGTGGGTACGATTCAGCTGGAGTTAGTTTCATCAGCAAAAATGATGAGCTTCTCGTTTATAAAAAAGAAGGAAAAATTGGAAACCTTGAAGCTGAGCTTGAAGGTAAAGATATTCATGCAAGATCTTGTATTGGGCACACTCGTTGGGCCACTCACGGTGGTGTAACAGATTACAATGCGCACCCACACGTTTCGACTAAAGATGGAATTGCGATGGTTCACAATGGAATCATTGAAAATGCCAATGAAATTAGAAACGAACTTAAAGAACAAGGGATTTATTTCGAATCAGAAACTGACTCGGAAACATTTCTTGGGCTTTTAATTTTTCATAAACGCCAAGGTACTCCAATCAAAGAAGCTGTAATTAAATCATTTGAAAGAATTGAAGGATTTTCTGCATTTGTTGTATTAAATCGTGAAACAGATGAAATCTTTGCAATTAAAAAAGGTGCTCCATTAGTATGTGGAAGTAATGAAGTAAATTCTGAAGTATTTGTTTCAAGTGATCCATATGCTCTTGCTGGTATGGCCACTCGAATTTACTTCCCTGAAGATAATGTTCTTTGTCACCTAAGTGTAAAAAATAATCAGCTATTAAATTTTTATGAGCTTGATGGATCTAAGACTCATCGTTATATGTCAAAAGAGCAAACGATCGATCACGATCCTGCATCTAAAGGTGATTTTGAGCACTATATGCTTAAAGAAATTCACGAACAGCCTGAGTTAATTCGTTCTCTAACTCAATATTACTTTCAAGGTGAAGGAAAAGAGAGTTTAGAGTCAGCAATTAAACTACCAATGGATGCAATTAGTATTACAGCTTGTGGTACTGCTTACTATGCTGGTCTTGTAATTAAAGATTACTTCGAATCAAATAATCGCATTAGATGTTTTACAGAAGTTGCAAGTGAGTTCCGCTACCGCAATCCAATTCTTAGTCAAAATGAACTAGCAATGTTCATCTCTCAGTCTGGTGAAACAGCAGATACTTTAGCTGCGCAAACGATGTGTAAAGAGAAAGGAATGAAATCACTTTCAATTGTAAACACTGAAGGATCTACTCTTTATCGTGACTGTGATGTGAATCTTATGATTCGCGCAGGTGTTGAGATTGGTGTTGCTTCAACAAAGGCATTTACTCAACAAGTATTAACTGGAAAGACTCTTTCAGAAGTTATTTCTAATGGTGGTATGTCTGATGATTTAAGAAACTCTCTTTCTTCACGCTATAGTCTTCTTGCTGAAAGAGTTGAGCAACTTTTAGATAATACAAAACCAATTAAAGATGTTGCTGATGCAATTTATAAGTATAAAGGTTTCTTCTATACTGGTCGTGGAGCATATTTTCCAATTGCCCTAGAAGGAGCACTAAAGCTCAAAGAAATCGCTTACGTTCACGCCGAAGGTTATGCTTCAGGTGAGTTAAAGCATGGTCCAATTGCTCTTATTGATGAAGAGAAAGTTAACGTTGCCCTAGTCGGTGAAGATTTATTTGAAAAAACAGTTTCGAATATTCAAGAAATTAAGGCACGTAAAGGTCTTATTGTTTCAATTGGTCCAAAAGGTAAGGAAGATTTAAGAGAGATCTCTGATCACTATATTGAATTAGACTTTGACGGGCTTGGAGACTTGGCACCACTTTACGTAAACGTAGTAAACCAACTTCTTGCTTATTATATTGCGAAGAATTTAGGGACAGATATTGATAAGCCAAGAAACCTGGCAAAGTCAGTTACTGTTGAATAA
- the glmU gene encoding bifunctional UDP-N-acetylglucosamine diphosphorylase/glucosamine-1-phosphate N-acetyltransferase GlmU — translation MSQKTTKKVAVVVLAAGKGTRLKMDIPKPLAPLHQNTLVDYVIETFKDFGDITLVTGHQRELVEEHVNERFTGINYVYQKEQLGTGHAVQTYLKDFENSRGYDYTIVTCADTPLITKETINALIEEIEKGSNAVCATFSASNPTGYGRIIRKGTGFQIVEEKDATEEQRLVTEVNSGLYIFKTLYLMDHVFNLSDNNKSGEFYLTDTFNPEANVTPLLFEDAREFLGVNNLIQLSDADIYLRRSIARFLMLEAGVRFSDPSHTYCYSKNIGQGTQLYQNAFIDDKTVIGKNVVIEQGVTIKNSIIEDGAIIKANSYITDSKVSKGASIGPMAQLRPGSDIGEGAKIGNFVEIKKSKIGKKSAVSHLSYAGDAEIGDNVNIGCGFITCNYDGANKHKTIIGDGSFIGSDSQMIAPIEIGKECYVASGSTISKSMPDGSFAIARGRQETKEGMARRFIRKKSDK, via the coding sequence ATGTCACAGAAGACAACGAAGAAAGTTGCGGTAGTTGTATTAGCTGCAGGTAAGGGAACAAGACTTAAAATGGATATTCCAAAACCTCTTGCACCTTTACACCAAAATACTTTAGTCGATTATGTCATCGAAACATTTAAAGATTTTGGAGATATCACTTTAGTTACTGGTCATCAACGTGAACTTGTTGAAGAACATGTTAATGAACGCTTTACAGGTATAAATTACGTTTATCAAAAAGAGCAATTAGGGACAGGGCATGCCGTTCAGACTTATTTGAAGGATTTTGAAAACTCTCGTGGCTATGATTATACAATTGTGACATGTGCAGATACACCATTAATTACAAAAGAAACAATTAACGCTCTCATTGAAGAGATTGAGAAAGGTTCAAATGCAGTTTGTGCAACTTTTTCAGCAAGTAATCCTACAGGTTACGGAAGAATTATTCGTAAGGGGACAGGCTTTCAGATTGTTGAAGAAAAAGATGCAACTGAAGAGCAAAGACTTGTGACAGAAGTTAACTCGGGTCTTTATATTTTTAAAACACTTTATTTAATGGATCATGTATTCAATCTTTCTGATAATAATAAGTCAGGTGAGTTTTACCTTACGGATACCTTTAACCCTGAAGCCAATGTAACTCCACTTCTTTTTGAAGATGCTCGTGAGTTTTTAGGTGTAAATAACCTTATTCAACTTTCAGATGCAGATATTTATCTAAGGCGCTCAATTGCTCGTTTCCTGATGTTAGAAGCGGGAGTGCGTTTCTCAGATCCTTCGCATACTTACTGTTATTCTAAAAATATTGGACAAGGAACACAACTTTATCAAAATGCTTTTATCGATGACAAAACAGTGATTGGAAAAAATGTAGTGATTGAGCAAGGTGTAACAATTAAGAATTCAATCATTGAAGATGGAGCCATTATTAAGGCCAATTCATATATTACAGATTCAAAAGTTTCAAAAGGCGCTTCAATTGGACCGATGGCGCAGCTTCGTCCAGGAAGTGATATTGGTGAAGGTGCAAAAATTGGAAACTTTGTCGAAATAAAAAAATCTAAGATTGGTAAAAAGTCAGCTGTTTCACACTTAAGCTATGCAGGAGATGCTGAAATTGGCGACAATGTAAATATTGGTTGTGGCTTCATTACTTGTAATTACGACGGGGCCAATAAGCACAAAACAATTATTGGTGATGGATCTTTTATTGGATCAGATTCACAAATGATTGCACCTATTGAGATTGGTAAAGAATGCTATGTTGCATCAGGTTCAACAATTAGCAAAAGTATGCCAGATGGATCATTTGCAATTGCCAGAGGGCGTCAAGAGACGAAAGAAGGAATGGCAAGGCGTTTCATTAGGAAAAAAAGCGACAAATAG
- a CDS encoding cyclic nucleotide-binding domain-containing protein translates to MTFTAYETSKVEIESLLFKESASAEFVFLVKSGTLLTVKEQSGRLVPTGTHKKGDFLGVSGGINRKVYDESCFTIEDVEVVPIPITEISKIIDSNELWLKKIVNTTIDRLDSAINILAEHKIFDTTKSSDFVFTDEVEAKFRKLINE, encoded by the coding sequence ATGACGTTTACCGCGTATGAAACGAGTAAGGTTGAGATTGAAAGCCTACTTTTTAAAGAAAGTGCAAGTGCTGAATTTGTCTTCCTTGTGAAGTCAGGAACGCTTTTAACTGTAAAAGAACAAAGTGGAAGACTTGTACCAACTGGTACTCATAAGAAAGGTGATTTCTTAGGTGTTTCGGGGGGAATCAATCGTAAGGTTTATGATGAGTCTTGTTTTACAATTGAGGATGTTGAAGTCGTCCCAATTCCAATTACAGAAATTTCAAAAATTATCGACTCAAATGAACTGTGGCTTAAAAAAATTGTTAACACAACAATCGATCGTCTTGATAGTGCTATTAATATTTTAGCAGAACATAAAATATTCGATACAACTAAAAGTAGCGACTTTGTTTTTACTGATGAAGTAGAAGCTAAATTTAGGAAGTTAATCAATGAATAG
- a CDS encoding ATP-dependent helicase: MKLDHLNIQQRQAVKEIDGPMMILAGAGSGKTRTLVTKIAYLLEEKNISPFQLLALTFSNKAAKEMRDRVGRDVSCDVGALQVTTFHSFCAKMLRSEANYLGLSRNFTIYDTSEQKSVVKAILNRRGISQKETSPFEVLYFIEDLKNHGHYPDRDISDKDYEVESDDIFYDMYLEYEKELHKANATDFGGLISGVIQLFEKFPEVLERYQERFRYILVDEYQDTNRAQFDLVTKLAKKRRNICVVGDEDQSIYSWRGADIRNILDFEEVYSDAQILKLEQNYRSSKNIIEAAGAVIARNTQRKGKSMWTDNPEGESIEIVECSSDREESDFVAEQLIHHHSEDGVNYDEMAVFYRTNSQSRQIEDALRKSNIPYRVVGGIKFYERKEIKDLIAYIRLLVNDKDSLALSRIINVPTRGIGATTLRKIEEEAIKSDSSLWEVVNRVVDNPEDFKHIRLSSRVKSSLSQFVHLITEAKVAHDEGEALETVYEKLLYESGYWEMLRAAKDYESQARMENLEELGSAFTQFEDQNPNGRFGAFLETITLDNSAIGQEEENQGEVSLMTIHGAKGLEFEYVFVTGVEETVFPSYQSIENGETAIEEERRLFYVAMTRAMKRLYITFAQGRMLFGQLRFNGFSRFIQEIPNKFYIWKKLGGGRQQSMDDDWDDLCDPVYDDEPVYRVEKSPSISAKKVTYPKGSRIVHSLYGEGTVLECIGPSGDEKVTIKFNDGAQKKFMAKFAPLTLI; this comes from the coding sequence ATGAAGTTAGACCACCTCAATATTCAACAACGTCAAGCCGTTAAAGAGATTGATGGACCAATGATGATCCTTGCTGGTGCAGGATCTGGAAAAACGAGAACTCTTGTTACAAAGATTGCGTATCTTTTAGAAGAGAAGAATATTTCTCCATTTCAACTATTGGCACTTACTTTCTCAAATAAAGCCGCTAAAGAAATGCGAGATCGTGTCGGACGTGATGTAAGTTGTGATGTTGGTGCTCTTCAAGTTACTACTTTCCACTCTTTTTGTGCAAAAATGCTAAGGTCTGAGGCAAATTACTTAGGCCTTAGTAGAAATTTTACGATTTATGATACTAGTGAGCAAAAAAGTGTTGTTAAAGCGATTTTAAATCGACGTGGAATTTCGCAAAAAGAAACTTCTCCATTTGAAGTTTTATATTTTATTGAAGACCTAAAAAATCACGGTCATTATCCTGATCGTGATATTTCAGATAAAGATTATGAAGTAGAAAGTGATGATATTTTCTACGATATGTATCTTGAATACGAAAAAGAGTTGCACAAAGCTAACGCCACTGACTTCGGTGGCCTTATTTCTGGTGTTATTCAATTATTTGAAAAATTTCCAGAAGTACTCGAAAGATATCAAGAGCGTTTTCGTTATATTCTTGTCGACGAGTATCAGGATACGAACCGTGCCCAATTCGACCTAGTCACAAAACTAGCAAAGAAAAGAAGGAATATTTGTGTTGTTGGGGATGAAGATCAATCGATCTATTCTTGGCGTGGAGCGGATATTCGAAACATCTTAGACTTTGAAGAAGTTTATAGTGATGCTCAAATTTTAAAGTTGGAACAAAATTACCGTTCTTCTAAAAATATTATTGAAGCAGCAGGAGCTGTAATTGCACGAAATACTCAGCGTAAAGGCAAGAGTATGTGGACTGATAATCCAGAAGGTGAATCAATTGAGATCGTTGAGTGCTCTAGTGATAGAGAAGAATCTGATTTTGTCGCTGAACAATTAATCCATCATCATAGTGAAGATGGAGTCAATTACGATGAAATGGCCGTCTTCTATCGTACGAATTCTCAGTCGAGACAAATTGAAGATGCACTTAGAAAATCAAATATCCCATATCGAGTTGTTGGTGGGATTAAGTTTTACGAAAGAAAAGAAATTAAAGATCTAATTGCTTATATTAGACTTCTTGTTAATGACAAGGACTCGCTAGCATTAAGTCGAATTATCAATGTACCAACTCGTGGAATTGGTGCCACAACTTTAAGAAAGATTGAAGAGGAGGCGATTAAGTCAGATAGTTCTCTTTGGGAAGTTGTGAATAGAGTTGTGGATAACCCAGAAGATTTTAAACATATAAGGCTTTCGTCTCGAGTTAAGTCTTCACTGTCTCAATTTGTACATCTCATTACTGAAGCTAAAGTAGCTCATGATGAGGGGGAAGCATTAGAGACCGTTTATGAAAAGCTCCTTTATGAATCTGGTTATTGGGAAATGCTTCGAGCTGCAAAGGACTATGAGTCTCAAGCTCGAATGGAAAACCTTGAAGAGCTTGGAAGTGCATTTACACAATTTGAGGATCAGAACCCTAACGGACGTTTCGGAGCATTTCTAGAAACGATAACTCTTGATAACTCAGCAATTGGACAAGAAGAAGAGAATCAAGGCGAAGTTTCTTTAATGACGATTCACGGAGCAAAAGGGCTTGAGTTTGAATATGTCTTTGTGACAGGAGTTGAAGAGACTGTTTTTCCAAGTTATCAATCGATTGAAAATGGAGAAACAGCAATAGAGGAGGAGCGTCGACTTTTCTACGTTGCGATGACAAGAGCGATGAAGAGACTTTATATTACATTTGCCCAAGGTCGAATGTTATTTGGTCAGCTACGCTTTAATGGCTTCAGTCGATTTATCCAAGAAATACCGAATAAATTTTATATATGGAAAAAGCTAGGTGGTGGACGCCAACAATCAATGGATGATGATTGGGACGATCTATGCGATCCAGTTTACGATGATGAACCAGTTTACCGAGTTGAAAAATCGCCAAGTATAAGTGCAAAAAAAGTAACTTATCCTAAGGGTTCAAGGATTGTTCACTCTCTTTATGGAGAAGGAACGGTTTTAGAATGTATCGGACCTTCAGGAGATGAAAAGGTAACGATTAAATTTAATGACGGTGCACAAAAGAAATTTATGGCAAAGTTTGCGCCACTGACTTTAATCTAA
- the lon gene encoding endopeptidase La, which produces MVTNYEGENIEFKEELALLPIRDLVIYPFMILPLFVGREASIKAIDHAINHSDRLILLSSQKDIVAEHPAPEEIYELGTVAMIMRMRKLPDGRIKILVQGLSKARITSFEQQSPFYITKVEKVEDITTDSSNIATTALMRTIKEQLEKVIQLGKVLSPDILMVLEDITDASRLADLIASNLNLHVSEAQTILETLDPVDRLHAINDILNRELEILMMQQKMKTNSSTESANQRDVFLKEQIKAIKSELGDGSSEQDEFAEFKKRVEEAGMPEEVLKETTKQLARLEKMHPDSSEASIMRNYIEWMCDLPWSKKSEEHIDLDSALEILDEDHFELTQIKERILEHLAVRQLKGDDMKGPILCFQGPPGVGKTSLGKSIARATGREFVRISLGGVKDEAEIRGHRRTYVGAMPGRFIQAMKQAKTNNPVVLLDEIDKLSGDYKGDPSAALLEVLDPEQNVEFRDHYLNVPFDLSNCMFIATSNMLENIPGPLRDRMEVINLSGYTREEKVEISKRYIIPKQMDENGINDEHVVFTDEGVESVIEHYTSEAGLRNLERRIGTLCRKVAMKIAKGDMGKTHIVKDTVVKYLGPPIFVKEDHKDEDEVGVSTGLAWTSHGGEVLYIETTKMKGQGLTLTGQLGDVMKESAKTAINYIRSRALYMGIDEDIFENHEFHVHLPAGATPKDGPSAGITLATALVSNCTGVPVSRDVAMTGEITLTGKVLPIGGLKEKALAALRMGISTVVIPWGNKKDLVDIPENLREQINFVPVKTIDEVLDIALVDWAGYKKEVQMKKVDEKHQEKRKAGVAA; this is translated from the coding sequence ATGGTTACAAATTACGAGGGTGAGAACATTGAGTTTAAGGAAGAATTGGCCCTCTTACCAATCCGAGACTTAGTTATTTATCCATTTATGATTTTACCTCTATTTGTTGGTAGAGAAGCATCAATCAAAGCTATTGACCACGCTATTAATCATTCAGATCGTCTGATTCTACTTTCGAGTCAGAAAGATATTGTTGCGGAACATCCTGCACCAGAAGAGATTTATGAACTTGGTACTGTTGCCATGATCATGAGAATGAGAAAACTTCCTGATGGAAGAATCAAAATTCTAGTTCAAGGTTTATCAAAAGCTAGAATTACTTCATTTGAACAACAATCACCTTTCTATATTACTAAAGTTGAAAAGGTTGAAGATATTACGACTGATAGCTCTAATATTGCAACGACTGCACTTATGAGAACTATTAAAGAACAACTTGAAAAAGTTATTCAACTCGGAAAAGTTCTTTCTCCAGATATCTTAATGGTTCTAGAAGATATTACAGATGCCTCAAGACTAGCGGATTTAATTGCATCAAACTTAAATCTACACGTTTCTGAAGCACAAACAATTCTTGAAACATTAGATCCAGTTGATCGCCTACACGCAATCAATGATATTCTAAATCGTGAATTAGAAATCCTAATGATGCAACAGAAGATGAAGACAAACTCTTCAACTGAAAGTGCAAATCAAAGAGATGTATTCCTTAAGGAACAGATCAAGGCAATTAAATCAGAACTTGGTGATGGTTCTTCAGAGCAAGATGAATTCGCAGAATTCAAGAAAAGAGTTGAAGAAGCAGGTATGCCAGAAGAAGTTCTTAAAGAAACGACAAAGCAACTGGCACGTCTAGAGAAGATGCACCCAGATTCATCTGAAGCAAGCATCATGAGAAATTATATTGAGTGGATGTGTGACCTTCCATGGAGTAAAAAATCTGAAGAGCATATTGATCTTGACTCAGCTCTTGAGATTCTTGATGAAGATCACTTTGAACTTACTCAAATCAAAGAAAGAATTCTTGAGCACCTAGCAGTTAGACAACTTAAGGGTGATGATATGAAAGGACCAATCCTATGTTTCCAAGGTCCTCCTGGTGTTGGTAAAACTTCACTTGGGAAGTCAATTGCTCGTGCTACGGGAAGAGAGTTTGTAAGAATTTCTCTTGGTGGTGTTAAAGATGAAGCAGAGATTAGAGGTCATAGAAGAACATATGTTGGAGCAATGCCAGGTCGTTTTATCCAAGCGATGAAGCAAGCAAAAACAAACAACCCTGTTGTTCTACTTGACGAAATCGACAAGCTATCTGGTGACTACAAAGGTGATCCATCTGCAGCTCTACTTGAAGTACTTGATCCTGAACAAAATGTAGAGTTTAGAGATCACTACCTAAACGTACCATTTGATCTTTCAAACTGTATGTTTATTGCGACTTCAAATATGCTTGAAAATATTCCAGGTCCATTAAGAGATCGTATGGAAGTAATCAATCTATCTGGTTACACAAGAGAAGAAAAAGTTGAAATCTCTAAGAGATATATCATTCCAAAGCAAATGGATGAAAATGGTATCAATGATGAGCACGTAGTATTTACTGATGAAGGTGTTGAGAGTGTTATCGAGCACTACACATCTGAAGCGGGCCTTCGTAATCTAGAAAGAAGAATCGGTACACTATGTCGTAAAGTTGCAATGAAAATTGCAAAAGGCGATATGGGAAAAACACACATCGTGAAAGATACTGTTGTTAAATACCTTGGTCCACCAATCTTCGTAAAAGAAGATCACAAAGATGAGGATGAAGTTGGAGTGTCAACTGGTCTAGCTTGGACATCTCATGGTGGTGAAGTTCTTTACATCGAAACAACAAAGATGAAAGGACAAGGACTAACTCTTACAGGTCAACTTGGTGACGTAATGAAAGAGTCTGCAAAAACAGCAATTAACTACATCAGATCACGTGCACTTTACATGGGAATTGATGAAGATATTTTTGAAAACCACGAGTTTCACGTACACTTACCAGCTGGAGCCACTCCAAAAGATGGACCTTCTGCAGGTATCACGCTAGCAACTGCCCTAGTATCAAATTGTACAGGCGTTCCAGTAAGTCGTGATGTTGCAATGACTGGTGAGATTACTTTAACAGGTAAAGTTCTTCCAATTGGTGGACTAAAAGAAAAAGCATTAGCTGCTCTTAGAATGGGTATCTCAACAGTTGTTATCCCATGGGGCAACAAGAAAGATCTTGTTGATATCCCTGAAAACCTAAGAGAACAGATTAATTTTGTTCCTGTTAAAACAATTGATGAAGTTCTTGATATCGCTCTAGTAGATTGGGCAGGTTACAAGAAAGAAGTTCAAATGAAAAAAGTGGACGAAAAACATCAAGAAAAAAGAAAAGCAGGCGTTGCCGCTTAA